From the Osmerus eperlanus chromosome 19, fOsmEpe2.1, whole genome shotgun sequence genome, one window contains:
- the tmem179bb gene encoding transmembrane protein 179B, which yields MSGMVLPWLLILEMVLYAGCFICGIITAASLTITQGHFDGQCVLYGTVLYNTTGRNLVLQSPSHPSLCYFISAISVCVSIYCFSLTLYWIYTRCVDEEVNRERVWLNVTLCVCGVVLFFLVVSGCTLRIGRERLCLSARHNVPSLHGCEEAENVTWASPNTGTQFYSGLCSSERSVWVNFFFWVLIVVVVLVQRRQEMQSESLWRVTEREPFFHRPV from the exons ATGTCCGGGATGGTCTTGCCGTGGCTCCTTATTCTGGAGATGGTGTTGTATGCTGGCTGCTTCATATGTGGAATAATAACAGCTGCCTCGCTGACCATCACTCAG ggtcACTTTGATGGCCAGTGCGTTTTATACGGGACAGTTCTATACAACACTACAGGCAGAAACTTGGTCTTACAGAGCCCCAGTCACCCCTCCTTATGCTACTTTATTTCggccatctctgtgtgtgtgtccatctactgcttctctctcacgctctacTGGATCTACACTCGCTGTGTGGACGAGGAGGTCAACAG GGAGAGAGTGTGGCTGAACGTGACTCTGTGTGTTTGCGGGGTTGTGCTGTTCTTCCTGGTGGTGTCAGGATGCACCTTAAGGATTGGGAGAGAGCGTCTGTGTCTGTCGGCTCGCCACAACGTGCCATCCTTACACGG CTGTGAAGAGGCCGAGAATGTAACCTGGGCCAGCCCCAATACTGGGACGCAGTTCTACTCAGGTTTATGCAGCTCAGAG CGGTCAGTGtgggtcaacttcttcttctGGGTTCTGatcgtggtggtggtgttggtgcaGAGACGTCAGGAGATGCAGTCTGAGTCACTATGGCGTGTCACCGAGAGAGAGCCCTTCTTCCACCGCCctgtctga
- the LOC134039846 gene encoding transmembrane protein 151A isoform X2: MPAVTVTGEAPFLNGGGREERPCKPSLPGSLCRESHWKCLLLTLLMFGCFGTLSWCSLYRVTVMAADDHGLYYGGRARLYHDSPCSNGYVYIPVAFLVMLYIVYLVECWHCYSKTASLARVEISQVYDRVQRLQQAMPCIWWKAISYHYVRRTRQVTRYRNGDAYTTTQVYHERVNTHASSSEFDYTRHGVKDVSKELLGLLEHAATRLRFTKCFSFSSARAEAAYLTQRACFFADNEGLDDYMEAREGMHLKNVDFRENMLAFPDPARQPWFSRRHVFWLASALLLSWPLRVISEYRTAYVHYHVEKLFGENEDANDNNSAEAGSYRHGLGARERGGPRLRVISRVNTVDITELEWHIRCNQQMVPSYSEAVLMDLNTGALAPTPHNLTRRNSSYVLQSCPRCCRSTSSSSLPSRVRGNVAMGAGSLRSGTVGRLGGGGRLALSRSVFSLGRLHTVRQACLFHSRSLGGGLGGRGDDGGGGGGFLGLRRTNEEGRGVLVGDGDEEDENEVRLQEDGEQEVEGGRSEVREGITERPPAYQEALHFPVLIVHGEESCHGGGDLDAG, encoded by the coding sequence CGTCCCTGTAAACCCTCCCTCCCCGGCTCCCTGTGTCGAGAGTCCCACTGGAAATGCCTGCTCCTCACGCTACTCATGTTCGGCTGCTTCGGCACGCTCAGCTGGTGCTCTCTCTACCGAGTCACCGTCATGGCCGCCGACGACCACGGCCTCTACTACGGCGGCCGAGCCCGGCTCTACCACGACAGCCCCTGCTCAAACGGCTACGTCTACATCCCCGTGGCCTTCCTGGTCATGCTCTACATCGTCTACCTGGTGGAGTGCTGGCACTGCTACTCCAAGACGGCCTCGCTGGCAAGGGTGGAGATCAGCCAGGTGTACGACCGAGTCCAGAGGCTGCAGCAGGCCATGCCCTGCATCTGGTGGAAGGCCATCAGCTACCACTATGTCCGCCGGACGCGTCAGGTGACGCGCTATCGCAACGGCGACGCCTACACCACCACGCAGGTCTACCACGAGCGGGTCAACACGCACGCCTCCAGCTCCGAGTTCGACTACACCCGGCACGGCGTGAAGGACGTGTCCAAGGAGCTCCTGGGGCTTCTGGAACACGCCGCCACCCGCCTTCGCTTCACCAagtgcttctccttctcctccgcccGCGCCGAGGCCGCCTACCTCACCCAGCGCGCTTGCTTCTTCGCCGACAACGAAGGTCTGGACGACTACATGGAGGCGCGCGAGGGCATGCACCTGAAGAACGTCGACTTCCGGGAGAACATGCTGGCGTTCCCCGACCCCGCGCGGCAACCCTGGTTCTCCCGACGACACGTGTTCTGGCTGGCCTCCGCCCTGCTGTTGTCCTGGCCGTTGCGCGTCATCTCGGAGTACCGGACTGCCTACGTCCACTACCACGTGGAGAAGCTGTTCGGCGAGAACGAGGACGCCAACGACAACAACAGCGCCGAGGCGGGGAGCTACCGTCATGGTCTGGGGGCGAGGGAGCGCGGGGGCCCCAGGCTGCGCGTCATCTCCAGGGTCAACACGGTGGACATCACCGAACTGGAGTGGCACATTCGCTGCAACCAGCAGATGGTCCCCAGTTACTCCGAGGCGGTGTTGATGGACCTCAACACCGGCGCGCTGGCGCCCACGCCGCACAACCTGACGAGGAGGAACTCCAGCTACGTCCTCCAGAGCTGCCCCAGGTGCTGCAGGTCCACCAGCAGCTCCTCGCTGCCCTCGCGCGTCAGGGGCAACGTCGCGATGGGCGCCGGGTCTTTGCGGAGCGGGACGGTGGGGAGGctagggggcggagggaggctgGCTCTCAGCCGTAGTGTGTTCTCTCTGGGGCGCCTGCACACGGTGCGTCAGGCCTGCCTGTTCCACTCCAGGAGCCtcggaggaggactgggaggccGGGGGGacgacgggggaggagggggtgggtttCTGGGGCTGCGGAGGACCAACGAGGAAGGCAGAGGGGTCCTGGTGGGAGACGGAGACGAAGAGGATGAGAACGAGGTTCGGCTGCAGGAAGACGGGGagcaggaagtggagggagggaggtcagaggtcagggaggggatcACAGAGAGGCCTCCAGCCTATCAGGAAGCTCTCCACTTCCCTGTTCTTATCGTCCACGGTGAGGAGAGCTGTCATGGAGGTGGAGACCTGGACGCGGGATAG
- the LOC134039846 gene encoding transmembrane protein 151A isoform X1, which produces MPAVTVTGEAPFLNGGGREEQRPCKPSLPGSLCRESHWKCLLLTLLMFGCFGTLSWCSLYRVTVMAADDHGLYYGGRARLYHDSPCSNGYVYIPVAFLVMLYIVYLVECWHCYSKTASLARVEISQVYDRVQRLQQAMPCIWWKAISYHYVRRTRQVTRYRNGDAYTTTQVYHERVNTHASSSEFDYTRHGVKDVSKELLGLLEHAATRLRFTKCFSFSSARAEAAYLTQRACFFADNEGLDDYMEAREGMHLKNVDFRENMLAFPDPARQPWFSRRHVFWLASALLLSWPLRVISEYRTAYVHYHVEKLFGENEDANDNNSAEAGSYRHGLGARERGGPRLRVISRVNTVDITELEWHIRCNQQMVPSYSEAVLMDLNTGALAPTPHNLTRRNSSYVLQSCPRCCRSTSSSSLPSRVRGNVAMGAGSLRSGTVGRLGGGGRLALSRSVFSLGRLHTVRQACLFHSRSLGGGLGGRGDDGGGGGGFLGLRRTNEEGRGVLVGDGDEEDENEVRLQEDGEQEVEGGRSEVREGITERPPAYQEALHFPVLIVHGEESCHGGGDLDAG; this is translated from the coding sequence CAGCGTCCCTGTAAACCCTCCCTCCCCGGCTCCCTGTGTCGAGAGTCCCACTGGAAATGCCTGCTCCTCACGCTACTCATGTTCGGCTGCTTCGGCACGCTCAGCTGGTGCTCTCTCTACCGAGTCACCGTCATGGCCGCCGACGACCACGGCCTCTACTACGGCGGCCGAGCCCGGCTCTACCACGACAGCCCCTGCTCAAACGGCTACGTCTACATCCCCGTGGCCTTCCTGGTCATGCTCTACATCGTCTACCTGGTGGAGTGCTGGCACTGCTACTCCAAGACGGCCTCGCTGGCAAGGGTGGAGATCAGCCAGGTGTACGACCGAGTCCAGAGGCTGCAGCAGGCCATGCCCTGCATCTGGTGGAAGGCCATCAGCTACCACTATGTCCGCCGGACGCGTCAGGTGACGCGCTATCGCAACGGCGACGCCTACACCACCACGCAGGTCTACCACGAGCGGGTCAACACGCACGCCTCCAGCTCCGAGTTCGACTACACCCGGCACGGCGTGAAGGACGTGTCCAAGGAGCTCCTGGGGCTTCTGGAACACGCCGCCACCCGCCTTCGCTTCACCAagtgcttctccttctcctccgcccGCGCCGAGGCCGCCTACCTCACCCAGCGCGCTTGCTTCTTCGCCGACAACGAAGGTCTGGACGACTACATGGAGGCGCGCGAGGGCATGCACCTGAAGAACGTCGACTTCCGGGAGAACATGCTGGCGTTCCCCGACCCCGCGCGGCAACCCTGGTTCTCCCGACGACACGTGTTCTGGCTGGCCTCCGCCCTGCTGTTGTCCTGGCCGTTGCGCGTCATCTCGGAGTACCGGACTGCCTACGTCCACTACCACGTGGAGAAGCTGTTCGGCGAGAACGAGGACGCCAACGACAACAACAGCGCCGAGGCGGGGAGCTACCGTCATGGTCTGGGGGCGAGGGAGCGCGGGGGCCCCAGGCTGCGCGTCATCTCCAGGGTCAACACGGTGGACATCACCGAACTGGAGTGGCACATTCGCTGCAACCAGCAGATGGTCCCCAGTTACTCCGAGGCGGTGTTGATGGACCTCAACACCGGCGCGCTGGCGCCCACGCCGCACAACCTGACGAGGAGGAACTCCAGCTACGTCCTCCAGAGCTGCCCCAGGTGCTGCAGGTCCACCAGCAGCTCCTCGCTGCCCTCGCGCGTCAGGGGCAACGTCGCGATGGGCGCCGGGTCTTTGCGGAGCGGGACGGTGGGGAGGctagggggcggagggaggctgGCTCTCAGCCGTAGTGTGTTCTCTCTGGGGCGCCTGCACACGGTGCGTCAGGCCTGCCTGTTCCACTCCAGGAGCCtcggaggaggactgggaggccGGGGGGacgacgggggaggagggggtgggtttCTGGGGCTGCGGAGGACCAACGAGGAAGGCAGAGGGGTCCTGGTGGGAGACGGAGACGAAGAGGATGAGAACGAGGTTCGGCTGCAGGAAGACGGGGagcaggaagtggagggagggaggtcagaggtcagggaggggatcACAGAGAGGCCTCCAGCCTATCAGGAAGCTCTCCACTTCCCTGTTCTTATCGTCCACGGTGAGGAGAGCTGTCATGGAGGTGGAGACCTGGACGCGGGATAG